A region of Shewanella psychromarinicola DNA encodes the following proteins:
- a CDS encoding phosphoribosylaminoimidazolesuccinocarboxamide synthase, with amino-acid sequence MSLADSVLAVNNDLPIRTDKPVHSGKVRSVYWLTDTDSRRLIRDKGYDVPEDTPLAIMVISDRISAFDCIFHGEGNLQGIPGKGAALNAISNHWFSLFAENGLADSHILDIPHPFVWIVQKARPIKVEAICRQYITGSMWRAYSKGERVFCGITLPEGLNKDQKLSELLITPSTKGILTGIPGVPAQDDVNISRSDIEANYQAFGFEKPQDIDLYEVLLKQGFKVISAALAKLDQVFVDTKFEFGYVNDKDGNAKLIYMDEVGTPDSSRIWDGAAYREGKIVENSKEGFRQFLLNHFDDADILLNKDRMPEREALARDNELPLAAMMNVSRTYIGVAEKVTGATISLPANPKADIIKVLREQYDLIV; translated from the coding sequence ATGAGTCTTGCTGATTCCGTTCTTGCCGTGAACAATGATTTACCTATCCGTACCGACAAGCCTGTCCACAGTGGCAAAGTTCGCAGTGTTTACTGGTTAACCGATACTGATAGCCGCCGCTTAATTCGCGACAAAGGTTACGATGTACCTGAAGATACGCCACTAGCGATTATGGTGATCAGTGATAGAATTTCTGCTTTTGATTGTATTTTTCATGGCGAAGGTAACTTGCAAGGCATCCCAGGCAAAGGCGCGGCACTCAATGCCATTTCAAACCATTGGTTTAGTTTATTTGCCGAAAATGGCTTAGCTGATAGCCATATCTTAGATATCCCACACCCTTTTGTGTGGATAGTGCAAAAAGCCCGTCCAATTAAAGTGGAAGCCATTTGTCGTCAGTACATTACCGGCTCTATGTGGCGGGCTTATTCAAAAGGTGAACGAGTATTTTGCGGCATCACCCTGCCTGAAGGCTTAAACAAAGATCAAAAACTGTCTGAACTGCTAATCACTCCGTCAACCAAAGGTATTTTAACCGGCATTCCAGGTGTACCAGCACAGGATGACGTCAATATTAGTCGTAGCGACATTGAAGCCAACTACCAAGCATTTGGCTTTGAAAAACCACAAGATATCGACCTATATGAAGTCCTGCTCAAGCAAGGCTTTAAAGTGATTTCTGCTGCACTAGCCAAGCTTGACCAAGTGTTTGTTGATACCAAGTTTGAGTTTGGTTATGTCAACGATAAAGACGGCAACGCTAAACTGATTTACATGGATGAAGTCGGCACTCCTGATTCATCACGTATTTGGGATGGCGCAGCTTATCGCGAAGGTAAGATTGTTGAAAACTCAAAAGAAGGTTTCCGTCAGTTTTTATTAAATCACTTTGACGATGCCGACATTTTGTTAAACAAAGACAGAATGCCAGAACGTGAAGCCCTTGCTCGAGATAACGAGCTACCGTTAGCAGCAATGATGAACGTATCTCGTACTTATATTGGTGTTGCAGAAAAAGTCACCGGAGCCACGATTTCACTCCCAGCTAACCCTAAAGCAGACATTATTAAAGTATTACGTGAACAATATGATTTAATTGTATAA
- a CDS encoding DEAD/DEAH box helicase → MSSEKTFRELGLSESLLRSLDDLGYENPTPIQAASIDPLMAGKDIIGQAQTGTGKTGAFALPLLNKIDMKINAPQILVLAPTRELAVQVAEAFGSYAKHMKGFHVLPIYGGQSMQQQLNALKRGPQVIVGTPGRVMDHMRRGTLKLDGLKALVLDEADEMLKMGFIDDIEWVLEHKPADSQLALFSATMPEQIKRVAAKHLNNPVNISIASSQATVESIDQRYVQVSQHNKLEALVRVLEVENTEGIIIFVRTRNSCVELAEKLEARGYASSPLHGDMNQQARERAVEQLKRGKLDILIATDVAARGLDVERIGHVVNYDIPYDSEAYVHRIGRTGRAGRAGMAILFVTNREMRMLRTIERATNSRISPMKVPSPESVAERRLSRLGEQIQETINGDLDFMKNAVAELCQQLEVDTDLLAAALLKQVQQERPLQLPTITERQRDSRDERGNDRNDRNSSDRPRRERSDRGERSSRPAPNSFGDAEGLKDNPDVKMNRYVIDVGRENGVGVGNIVGAIANEANIDSRFIGQIQLFDQVTTVDLPDGMPKDILSHLRKVRVCGRPLNIREAGDEVFADTTRGAGAPRRPRTDRARSDRPRKPRDNG, encoded by the coding sequence ATGTCATCTGAAAAAACTTTCCGCGAACTCGGCCTGTCTGAGTCTTTGTTGCGTTCGCTTGACGACTTAGGTTATGAAAACCCAACGCCAATTCAAGCGGCGAGTATCGACCCGCTTATGGCTGGTAAAGATATTATCGGTCAAGCACAAACCGGTACCGGTAAAACAGGTGCGTTTGCCCTGCCTTTACTAAACAAAATCGACATGAAAATCAATGCCCCACAGATTTTAGTGTTAGCACCAACCCGTGAATTAGCGGTTCAAGTTGCCGAAGCATTTGGTAGCTACGCTAAACACATGAAAGGCTTCCACGTACTACCGATTTACGGTGGTCAAAGCATGCAACAACAGTTAAACGCCCTTAAGCGTGGACCACAAGTGATTGTCGGTACACCAGGTCGTGTAATGGATCACATGCGCCGTGGCACATTAAAGCTAGATGGCCTAAAAGCCTTAGTATTAGATGAAGCCGACGAAATGCTAAAAATGGGCTTTATCGACGATATCGAATGGGTATTAGAGCACAAGCCAGCTGATAGCCAACTTGCCTTATTCTCGGCCACTATGCCTGAGCAAATTAAGCGTGTTGCTGCTAAGCACTTAAACAATCCAGTGAACATCAGCATAGCCTCAAGCCAGGCAACTGTTGAGTCTATCGATCAGCGTTATGTGCAAGTATCACAGCACAACAAACTAGAAGCGTTAGTACGTGTATTAGAAGTTGAAAATACTGAAGGTATCATCATCTTCGTTCGTACTCGTAACAGCTGTGTTGAATTAGCTGAAAAATTAGAAGCCCGTGGTTATGCTTCATCACCATTACATGGTGACATGAATCAACAAGCTCGTGAGCGTGCTGTTGAGCAGCTTAAGCGCGGCAAGTTAGACATTTTAATCGCGACAGATGTTGCGGCACGTGGCCTAGACGTTGAACGTATTGGACACGTAGTAAACTACGATATTCCTTATGATTCAGAAGCATATGTTCACCGCATCGGTCGTACCGGTCGTGCTGGTCGTGCTGGTATGGCGATTTTGTTTGTGACCAATCGTGAAATGCGCATGTTACGCACTATCGAACGCGCCACTAACAGCCGTATTTCGCCAATGAAAGTACCTAGCCCAGAGTCAGTTGCAGAGCGTCGTTTATCTCGTTTAGGTGAGCAAATCCAAGAGACCATTAATGGTGACTTAGATTTCATGAAAAATGCCGTTGCTGAATTATGCCAACAGCTTGAAGTTGATACTGATTTATTGGCTGCTGCTTTGTTGAAACAAGTACAGCAAGAGCGCCCTCTACAATTACCGACAATTACAGAGCGTCAGCGTGATTCACGTGACGAGCGCGGAAACGATCGTAATGACCGTAATAGCAGCGACCGTCCACGTCGTGAACGCAGTGACCGTGGCGAACGTAGTAGCCGTCCAGCACCAAATAGTTTTGGTGATGCAGAAGGCTTAAAAGATAATCCAGACGTGAAAATGAATCGTTATGTTATCGATGTTGGTCGTGAAAATGGCGTAGGTGTAGGTAACATCGTTGGCGCGATTGCTAACGAAGCGAACATCGATAGCCGTTTCATTGGTCAAATTCAATTATTTGATCAAGTCACAACCGTTGATTTACCTGACGGAATGCCTAAAGACATCCTTTCACACCTTAGAAAAGTGCGTGTTTGTGGTCGTCCTTTAAACATTCGTGAAGCCGGTGATGAAGTCTTTGCTGATACGACTCGCGGCGCAGGTGCTCCACGTCGTCCGCGCACAGATCGTGCTCGCAGTGATCGCCCACGTAAGCCTCGTGACAACGGCTAA
- a CDS encoding M20/M25/M40 family metallo-hydrolase, whose protein sequence is MFTAQIRLKVTGFSLLCSLLIGCSQTPRQCSSNITTTWPDANQQVTQDISILTSVKFQGRKTATHGARLTQDYLIKRFTEMGLQPWQPTFAVPFSYQHQFSTVSGVNIIATIAAKTHSTRWRVITAHYDHLGQTARNMYPGADDNASGIAGMMAIAAQWQRNPPLDDVNVMIVATDAEEPGLYGSDALVALLQQQPQMDIELSINLDMIGHPDRRRAIYMEGQHNLADFALIEPGLMQQNQLCIRTHHTRLLSGRMRKSDWLRASDHYAFHKAGYSWVYFGVPPHAQYHTPDDTISTLDIDFVVAVAETVYQMLSIDKLTKAP, encoded by the coding sequence ATGTTTACTGCTCAAATTCGCCTTAAGGTGACCGGTTTTAGCCTATTATGCAGCTTATTAATTGGCTGTAGCCAAACACCGCGCCAATGCTCATCTAATATCACTACCACCTGGCCCGATGCCAATCAACAAGTCACCCAAGACATATCCATCTTAACCTCTGTGAAATTTCAAGGCCGCAAGACTGCCACACACGGTGCACGTCTCACTCAAGACTACTTAATAAAGCGGTTTACTGAGATGGGATTACAACCTTGGCAGCCAACATTTGCAGTACCGTTTAGCTATCAGCATCAATTTTCGACCGTCTCTGGGGTTAATATCATCGCCACCATTGCGGCAAAAACCCACTCCACTCGATGGCGAGTGATCACCGCGCATTATGATCATTTAGGTCAAACGGCACGCAACATGTATCCGGGAGCAGATGATAACGCCTCAGGTATTGCCGGAATGATGGCCATTGCCGCCCAATGGCAACGCAATCCGCCGTTAGATGATGTCAATGTAATGATTGTTGCCACCGATGCTGAGGAACCCGGTTTGTATGGCAGCGATGCCTTGGTGGCGTTGTTACAACAACAACCACAGATGGACATTGAATTAAGCATTAACTTAGACATGATAGGTCACCCAGACCGCCGCAGGGCAATCTACATGGAAGGTCAACACAATCTGGCTGATTTTGCACTTATCGAGCCAGGGTTGATGCAGCAAAATCAATTGTGTATCCGTACTCATCACACGAGGTTGTTAAGTGGGCGGATGAGAAAAAGTGATTGGCTAAGGGCATCAGACCATTATGCATTCCATAAGGCAGGTTACTCTTGGGTGTATTTTGGCGTACCACCCCATGCACAATACCACACGCCAGACGACACAATAAGCACCTTAGACATCGACTTTGTTGTGGCAGTAGCTGAAACAGTGTATCAAATGCTCAGTATAGATAAACTGACTAAGGCCCCATAA
- the uvrA gene encoding excinuclease ABC subunit UvrA, with the protein MDKIEIRGARTHNLKNINLTIPRDKLIVITGLSGSGKSSLAFDTLYAEGQRRYVESLSAYARQFLSIMEKPDVDHIEGLSPAISIEQKSTSHNPRSTVGTITEIYDYLRLLFARVGEPRCPTHNQPLSAQTVSQMVDRVLALPADSRQMLLAPVVNDRKGEHVKLLESLSAQGYIRARIDGEVCDLTDPPTLDLHIKHTIEVVVDRFKVREDMKQRLAESFETTLELSGGIAKIASMEDNNIEELIFSANFACPHCGYSMAELEPRIFSFNNPAGACQTCDGLGVQQFFDPERVITNTELSLAGGAIRGWDRRNFYYFQMLSSLAEHYKFDVEQPFEALSDKIKKIVLYGSGKQSIAFKYINDRGDVVVRNHPFEGILNNMDRRYRETESNSVRDELSKFINMQPCNSCGGSRLREEARNVFIGELNLPQLTMWSIGETKQYFDTVVFEGQRAKIAEKILNEISQRLGFLVNVGLNYLSLSRSADSLSGGEAQRIRLASQIGAGLMGVMYVLDEPSIGLHQRDNERLLQTLIHLRDLGNTVIVVEHDEDAIRLADHIIDIGPGAGVHGGEVICDGTLEDIVNCEASVTGQYISGKKQIHISDERTPIDPKKVIELFGASGNNLRDVDLTIPVGLFTCVTGVSGSGKSTLINDTFFKIAHHMLNGATVDEPAPYKSIKGMDHCDKVVDIDQSPIGRTPRSNPATYTGIFTPIRELFAGTQESRTRGYLVGRFSFNVKGGRCEACQGDGLIKVEMHFLPDVYVPCDACKGKRYNRETLEVKYKGKNIHEVLQMTVEDARGYFTAIPSIARKLQTLMDVGLSYIRLGQSATTLSGGEAQRVKLAKELSKRDTGKTLYILDEPTTGLHFADIQLLLEVLHRLKSHGNTVVVIEHNLDVIKTADWIIDLGPEGGAGGGMILATGSPEDIAEHPESHTARFLKPKLALHNKRVKAKKAQSEA; encoded by the coding sequence ATGGATAAAATTGAAATACGCGGTGCCCGAACCCACAATCTTAAGAACATCAATCTAACCATACCCCGTGACAAACTTATTGTGATAACAGGGTTATCCGGTTCAGGAAAATCATCATTAGCCTTCGATACCTTGTATGCAGAAGGTCAACGTCGTTATGTCGAATCGCTGTCGGCCTATGCGCGTCAATTCTTGAGCATAATGGAAAAGCCCGATGTTGATCATATTGAAGGCTTAAGTCCTGCCATTTCAATTGAACAAAAATCAACCTCACACAATCCGCGCTCCACCGTCGGTACCATTACCGAAATCTATGACTATTTACGTTTATTATTTGCCCGAGTGGGTGAGCCTCGTTGCCCAACGCATAACCAGCCTTTATCGGCGCAAACGGTCAGCCAAATGGTTGATAGAGTATTAGCCTTACCAGCAGACAGCCGCCAAATGCTGCTTGCACCGGTGGTAAACGATCGTAAAGGTGAGCACGTTAAGCTGCTTGAAAGCTTATCGGCACAAGGCTATATCCGTGCTCGTATTGACGGTGAAGTGTGTGACTTAACCGATCCTCCAACATTAGATTTACACATCAAACACACCATTGAGGTGGTTGTCGATCGCTTCAAAGTTCGCGAAGACATGAAACAGCGCTTAGCGGAGTCGTTTGAAACGACTTTAGAACTGTCTGGTGGTATCGCTAAAATTGCCAGTATGGAAGATAACAATATTGAAGAGCTGATATTCTCGGCTAATTTTGCCTGTCCACATTGTGGCTATTCGATGGCAGAACTTGAGCCGCGTATTTTCTCATTTAACAATCCGGCTGGCGCGTGCCAAACCTGTGACGGTTTAGGCGTGCAGCAATTTTTTGATCCAGAACGCGTCATTACCAATACCGAATTGTCGCTGGCTGGCGGGGCTATCCGCGGTTGGGACAGACGTAACTTTTATTATTTCCAAATGCTCAGTTCACTGGCCGAGCACTATAAATTTGACGTCGAACAGCCATTTGAAGCCCTTAGCGACAAAATCAAAAAAATAGTCCTGTATGGGTCTGGCAAACAAAGCATCGCTTTTAAATACATTAATGACCGCGGCGACGTAGTGGTGCGTAACCATCCGTTTGAAGGCATTTTAAATAATATGGACCGCCGCTACCGCGAAACCGAAAGTAACTCGGTACGCGACGAACTGTCTAAGTTTATTAATATGCAACCTTGTAACAGCTGTGGCGGCTCGCGCTTACGCGAAGAAGCCCGCAACGTGTTTATTGGCGAACTCAATTTACCCCAGCTAACGATGTGGTCGATTGGCGAAACCAAACAATACTTCGACACGGTCGTGTTTGAAGGTCAACGGGCCAAAATTGCCGAAAAAATCTTAAATGAGATCAGTCAACGCCTCGGTTTTTTGGTCAATGTAGGCCTTAACTACCTAAGTTTGTCACGCTCAGCCGACAGCTTATCGGGTGGCGAGGCACAACGTATTCGTTTAGCCAGCCAGATTGGTGCTGGTTTAATGGGCGTGATGTACGTGCTTGATGAGCCGTCAATTGGTTTACATCAACGCGACAATGAACGCTTATTACAAACATTAATCCACCTGCGCGATTTAGGTAACACTGTCATTGTGGTCGAACACGATGAAGATGCTATTCGTCTTGCTGATCACATTATTGATATCGGCCCTGGTGCGGGTGTTCATGGCGGTGAAGTCATTTGCGACGGTACCCTAGAAGATATTGTTAACTGTGAAGCGTCTGTCACGGGTCAATATATTTCCGGTAAAAAGCAAATACACATTAGTGACGAGCGCACCCCAATCGATCCGAAAAAGGTAATTGAGTTATTTGGCGCATCGGGTAATAACCTAAGAGATGTTGATTTAACCATTCCAGTGGGATTATTTACCTGTGTTACCGGGGTATCTGGCTCAGGTAAATCGACACTGATTAACGACACCTTCTTTAAAATAGCTCATCATATGCTCAATGGCGCCACCGTTGACGAACCCGCGCCCTACAAAAGCATTAAAGGCATGGATCATTGCGACAAAGTAGTCGATATCGATCAAAGCCCCATTGGCCGAACGCCGCGATCTAACCCTGCCACTTATACTGGCATTTTCACCCCAATACGTGAACTTTTTGCTGGCACACAAGAATCGCGCACCCGGGGTTATCTGGTAGGTCGATTTTCGTTTAACGTCAAAGGCGGTCGCTGTGAAGCCTGCCAAGGTGATGGCTTAATTAAAGTTGAGATGCATTTTTTACCAGACGTATACGTGCCTTGTGATGCTTGTAAAGGTAAGCGCTATAACCGCGAAACCTTAGAAGTAAAATACAAAGGCAAGAACATTCACGAAGTGCTGCAAATGACGGTTGAAGATGCTCGTGGCTATTTTACTGCTATTCCATCAATAGCACGTAAACTGCAAACCTTAATGGATGTAGGCTTGTCGTACATTCGTTTAGGCCAAAGTGCAACAACTTTGTCTGGCGGTGAAGCCCAACGGGTTAAATTAGCTAAAGAGTTGTCTAAACGCGACACGGGTAAAACCTTGTATATTTTGGATGAACCGACTACCGGCCTGCACTTTGCCGACATTCAACTATTGTTAGAAGTATTACATCGCTTAAAATCTCACGGCAACACTGTGGTGGTGATTGAGCATAATTTAGATGTGATTAAAACGGCAGACTGGATTATCGATTTAGGCCCTGAAGGTGGTGCTGGCGGCGGAATGATTTTAGCCACCGGCAGCCCAGAAGATATCGCAGAGCATCCAGAGTCGCATACGGCCAGATTCTTAAAGCCCAAGCTTGCGTTACACAACAAACGGGTAAAGGCGAAAAAAGCCCAATCCGAGGCTTAG
- a CDS encoding MFS transporter: MASNGLSGLEKKVAFSLAGVFGLRMMGLFMIMPVFALYGQHLEGFSPLWVGIAIGAYGLTQAFLQIPMGILSDKYGRKPIILGGLVLFAIGSLIAASSDHIYGVVFGRAVQGMGAIAAAVLALAADLTRDEQRTKVMAVIGMCIGFSFALSLLVGPIVAQYLGLTGLFLLTAVLAVLGMLIVQFFVPNPISQAPKGDTVATPTKLKRMLFDPQLFRLDAGIFILHLVLTAVFVALPLDLVDAGLVKEKHWMLYFPAFVGAFFLMVPLIIIGVKRNNTKTMFQLSLMIMMVSLSMMGFYADNIWVLSGAVVLFFTGFNYLEASLPSLIAKFCPVGDKGSAMGVYSTSQFLGAFCGGMLGGGAYQLVGASGVFFVALGLMCVWLFLTIGMQKPVLLKSYTLEATVKDKSDAQNMASKLSQLIGVVEAIVVLEEKAAYLKVDDKFNLSEARAVLGSVD, encoded by the coding sequence ATGGCCAGTAATGGACTGTCAGGTTTGGAGAAAAAGGTCGCATTTTCGTTAGCCGGAGTGTTTGGTTTACGAATGATGGGATTGTTTATGATTATGCCTGTCTTCGCGCTGTATGGTCAGCATTTAGAAGGCTTTTCACCGCTGTGGGTAGGTATTGCCATTGGTGCTTATGGATTAACCCAGGCTTTTTTACAGATCCCTATGGGTATTTTGTCCGACAAATACGGACGTAAGCCGATTATTCTCGGTGGTTTAGTCTTGTTTGCGATTGGTAGTTTAATTGCCGCATCGTCTGACCACATTTATGGCGTGGTATTTGGCCGTGCAGTACAAGGTATGGGAGCCATTGCTGCAGCCGTGTTAGCCCTTGCCGCCGATTTAACCCGAGACGAACAACGCACTAAAGTGATGGCCGTCATTGGCATGTGCATTGGTTTTTCATTCGCCTTGTCATTATTAGTCGGACCGATTGTGGCGCAGTATTTAGGCTTAACAGGCTTGTTTTTGTTAACCGCAGTATTAGCCGTATTGGGTATGTTAATCGTGCAGTTTTTTGTGCCCAATCCAATTAGCCAAGCGCCTAAAGGTGATACGGTAGCGACCCCGACAAAACTTAAACGTATGTTGTTCGATCCACAATTATTTCGCTTAGATGCAGGCATTTTTATTCTGCATTTAGTGCTCACCGCGGTGTTTGTCGCCTTACCATTAGATTTGGTTGATGCGGGTTTAGTCAAAGAAAAACATTGGATGCTGTACTTTCCCGCGTTTGTTGGGGCCTTTTTCTTAATGGTGCCGCTGATCATCATTGGGGTTAAACGCAACAACACCAAAACCATGTTCCAATTGTCGTTGATGATCATGATGGTGTCACTTAGCATGATGGGGTTTTATGCTGATAATATTTGGGTGCTCAGTGGCGCCGTAGTATTATTTTTCACTGGCTTTAACTACCTTGAAGCATCACTACCGAGTTTAATTGCTAAGTTTTGTCCTGTAGGTGATAAAGGTTCGGCCATGGGCGTGTATTCGACCAGCCAGTTTTTAGGTGCCTTTTGCGGCGGCATGTTAGGCGGCGGAGCCTATCAACTCGTCGGCGCATCCGGGGTGTTTTTTGTCGCACTAGGACTGATGTGTGTGTGGTTATTCTTGACCATAGGCATGCAAAAACCTGTACTATTGAAAAGCTATACCCTTGAAGCTACAGTAAAAGATAAATCCGATGCACAAAATATGGCCAGCAAATTGTCGCAGTTAATTGGCGTCGTTGAAGCCATTGTGGTACTCGAAGAGAAAGCGGCTTATTTAAAGGTCGATGATAAATTCAATTTAAGCGAAGCGCGAGCTGTGTTAGGCTCTGTAGATTAG
- a CDS encoding single-stranded DNA-binding protein, giving the protein MASRGVNKVILVGNLGKDPEVRYMPNGNAVANFTVATSESWKDQQGQTQERTEWHNIVMYRRLAEIAGEYLKKGSKVYLEGKLQTNKWQDQTTGQDRYKTEINAMEMQMLDSRNSGGDNASGGQGQGQYQGQGQNSGQNPGQKMGQQQSRPAPAPQARPPQAQYNQTAPAYQAQPDAGQQGGYQQQPSPAQQPAPAYAPKPAAAPQGNFQPQNAPAQRPAPQPQQNFTPDLDEGWDDDIPF; this is encoded by the coding sequence ATGGCCAGTCGTGGTGTGAATAAAGTCATTTTGGTAGGTAACTTAGGTAAAGACCCTGAGGTTCGTTACATGCCAAATGGCAATGCCGTAGCTAACTTTACCGTAGCGACAAGTGAGTCGTGGAAAGACCAGCAAGGTCAAACGCAAGAGCGGACCGAGTGGCACAACATTGTAATGTATCGTCGTCTTGCGGAAATTGCAGGCGAGTACTTAAAGAAAGGCTCTAAAGTTTATTTAGAAGGCAAATTGCAAACCAATAAATGGCAAGATCAGACTACCGGTCAAGACCGCTATAAAACTGAAATTAACGCCATGGAAATGCAAATGTTAGACAGCCGTAATTCTGGTGGTGATAATGCCAGTGGTGGTCAAGGTCAAGGTCAATATCAGGGGCAAGGACAAAACTCGGGGCAAAACCCTGGACAAAAGATGGGACAACAACAGTCTCGTCCCGCGCCAGCACCTCAAGCTCGTCCGCCACAAGCACAATATAATCAAACTGCACCTGCTTACCAAGCTCAACCAGATGCTGGCCAGCAAGGTGGTTACCAGCAACAACCGTCGCCAGCGCAACAACCCGCTCCAGCTTATGCACCAAAGCCAGCCGCTGCACCACAGGGTAATTTCCAACCACAAAATGCCCCTGCACAGCGCCCAGCCCCACAGCCACAACAAAACTTCACTCCAGATTTGGATGAAGGCTGGGATGACGATATTCCTTTTTGA
- a CDS encoding site-specific integrase, whose translation MADGEAYSILLGDDGLPMLYPNLFVTISHRCSFDSSNTSYMAFEHIRYLYEICKFLNIDLIQRCKCGDFLSKPEMEYIVHWAKRTVSTFRQHVANHKSVNIVSFVPKLNRLETARTVIVVDRKGDISLITAYNRITNFAEYIGWLEKMFFNLDDSKTETLLKSLRPKRFNNDDEDENDADNYKSMRPHEIIRVLDVVRPDSSENPWKSVSLRYRNQLIINMLESLGCRRGELLKIRPIDVKRRAIDGRRYVQIRSNVDTDDSRLDRPEGKTLGRFNPMDKRLADMYDNYLIHHRCNANGAERIPYLFVTHNHRAPTNQALSNAAVNKICRQISGVVGFKVHPHSFRHAWNDKYSKYANQRVAAGIVTEAKSESDRQKLMGWGEGSKMAMKYSKRFEDERAFKVGMELQEKSSTEIQSIVGVYEEDITW comes from the coding sequence ATGGCTGATGGTGAAGCGTATTCTATCCTGCTTGGTGATGATGGTTTGCCAATGTTATATCCAAACTTGTTTGTGACAATAAGTCATAGATGTAGTTTTGACTCAAGTAATACCAGCTACATGGCTTTTGAGCACATTCGATATTTATATGAAATTTGTAAATTCCTTAATATTGATCTTATTCAGAGGTGTAAATGTGGTGATTTTCTGTCAAAACCTGAAATGGAGTATATCGTTCATTGGGCTAAGCGGACTGTGAGTACTTTTCGTCAGCATGTAGCAAATCACAAGTCTGTCAACATTGTTTCTTTTGTACCTAAATTAAATCGACTTGAAACGGCAAGGACTGTAATAGTTGTCGATCGTAAAGGTGATATTTCACTTATCACTGCATATAACCGCATAACTAACTTTGCTGAATATATTGGCTGGCTTGAGAAAATGTTTTTTAACTTAGACGACTCAAAAACGGAGACGTTATTGAAGTCCCTTCGTCCGAAGAGGTTTAATAATGATGACGAAGATGAGAATGACGCTGATAATTATAAATCCATGCGGCCTCATGAAATAATAAGAGTCTTAGATGTTGTTCGCCCCGATTCTTCGGAAAATCCATGGAAATCTGTATCACTTCGGTATCGAAATCAACTCATTATTAATATGCTTGAGTCACTCGGTTGTCGTCGTGGAGAGTTACTTAAAATTCGACCGATTGATGTAAAAAGGAGAGCAATAGATGGCCGACGATATGTACAAATCCGTTCGAATGTAGATACCGATGACTCTCGTTTAGATCGACCAGAAGGGAAAACATTAGGGCGCTTTAACCCAATGGATAAGAGGCTTGCAGATATGTATGACAATTATTTGATACATCATCGCTGTAACGCTAATGGTGCCGAACGTATCCCATATTTATTTGTTACTCATAATCATCGAGCCCCAACGAACCAAGCACTTTCTAATGCCGCCGTGAACAAAATCTGTCGCCAAATATCAGGGGTTGTAGGCTTCAAAGTGCATCCGCATTCATTTAGACATGCGTGGAATGACAAGTATAGTAAATATGCAAACCAGCGTGTTGCTGCTGGGATAGTCACAGAAGCAAAATCTGAAAGTGATCGTCAAAAGCTAATGGGCTGGGGTGAAGGTTCTAAAATGGCAATGAAATATAGTAAGCGTTTTGAAGACGAGCGCGCATTTAAAGTTGGGATGGAACTACAAGAAAAATCGAGTACTGAGATTCAATCAATTGTCGGCGTCTATGAAGAAGATATTACCTGGTAA